The Iamia majanohamensis genome window below encodes:
- the ligD gene encoding non-homologous end-joining DNA ligase gives MLATLVDEVVTGDGWVFERKLDGIRLVVVRDGERVRLLTRNQLDRTARYPELEEALAAQPCDRFVADAEVVAFDGATTSFSRLQQRSGLAGTEALDSGVAVRLYLFDLMHLDGEDLVDRPLRERKALLRDALDFEDPLRFCAHRNADGAAYLDEACRKGWEGLIAKRADSRYRTGRGREWLKLKCVARQEVVIGGWTDPKGSRNGLGALLVGYHDDEGALRYAGRVGTGFDDTLLQELSDQLGRRARSTSPFAAAPDGSDVHWATPDLVCEVGFTEWTRGGRLRHPRFLGLREDKDPADVVREVPRSAP, from the coding sequence ATGCTCGCCACGCTGGTCGACGAGGTGGTGACAGGTGACGGGTGGGTCTTCGAGCGCAAGCTCGACGGCATCCGCCTGGTCGTCGTGCGCGACGGCGAACGGGTGCGGCTGCTCACGCGCAACCAGCTCGACCGCACCGCTCGGTACCCGGAGCTGGAGGAGGCCCTGGCCGCCCAGCCCTGTGACCGGTTCGTCGCCGACGCCGAGGTCGTCGCCTTCGACGGGGCCACCACCAGCTTCTCCCGCCTCCAGCAGCGCTCGGGCCTCGCCGGGACGGAGGCCCTCGACAGCGGGGTGGCCGTCCGGCTCTACCTGTTCGACCTCATGCACCTCGACGGCGAGGACCTCGTCGACCGTCCGCTGCGGGAGCGCAAGGCCCTGCTCCGCGACGCGCTCGACTTCGAGGACCCGCTCCGCTTCTGCGCCCACCGCAACGCCGACGGTGCCGCCTACCTGGACGAGGCCTGCCGGAAGGGCTGGGAGGGGCTGATCGCCAAGCGGGCCGACAGCCGCTACCGCACGGGGAGGGGCCGGGAGTGGCTGAAGCTGAAGTGCGTGGCCCGCCAGGAGGTGGTGATCGGCGGCTGGACCGACCCCAAGGGCAGCCGGAACGGGCTGGGCGCCCTGCTCGTCGGCTACCACGACGACGAGGGCGCCCTCCGCTACGCCGGCCGGGTGGGCACCGGCTTCGACGACACCCTGCTCCAGGAGCTGTCGGACCAGCTCGGGCGGCGGGCCCGGTCGACCTCACCGTTCGCCGCCGCTCCCGATGGCTCCGACGTCCACTGGGCCACCCCCGACCTCGTGTGCGAGGTCGGCTTCACCGAGTGGACCCGCGGCGGTCGCCTGCGTCACCCCCGGTTCCTCGGCCTGCGCGAGGACAAGGACCCGGCCGACGTGGTGCGCGAGGTGCCGAGGAGCGCCCCGTGA
- the ligD gene encoding non-homologous end-joining DNA ligase — protein sequence MSGRAVGDRTIDVSNLDKVFFPEGEVTKGDVLDHYERVAEVMLPHVGGRPLVLQRFPDGIEGQGFFQKNTPSHTPDWIDRVELRTAEGGTTTYSVVDDAAGLVFLANQGTVVFHTLLSAAAAPDRPVEVVFDLDPADDDLDPVRSAARELRAVLDDLGLAPRVKSSGSRGLHLVVDVVDDEPDFDLTRSFARRVAEVVSDRGPFTTEVRKAKREGQLFLDVLRNGPASHVAAPYSLRPLPEAPVAAPLDWDEALSASFHPRRITIANVGRRLGQKDDPWADLTPPATTVTDALDALTDG from the coding sequence GTGAGCGGGCGGGCGGTGGGGGACCGCACGATCGACGTCTCCAACCTCGACAAGGTCTTCTTCCCCGAGGGCGAGGTGACCAAGGGCGACGTGCTCGACCACTACGAGCGGGTGGCCGAGGTAATGCTGCCCCACGTCGGGGGCCGGCCCCTCGTGCTCCAGCGGTTCCCCGACGGCATCGAGGGCCAGGGGTTCTTCCAGAAGAACACCCCCAGCCACACGCCCGACTGGATCGACCGGGTGGAACTGCGCACCGCCGAGGGCGGGACCACCACCTACTCCGTGGTGGACGATGCCGCGGGCCTGGTCTTCCTGGCCAACCAGGGCACCGTCGTGTTCCACACCCTGCTCTCCGCGGCCGCCGCGCCCGACCGGCCCGTCGAGGTGGTCTTCGACCTGGACCCGGCCGACGACGACCTCGACCCCGTCCGCTCGGCCGCGCGCGAGCTGCGCGCGGTGCTCGACGACCTCGGGCTCGCACCGCGCGTGAAGTCGTCGGGCTCCCGGGGCCTGCACCTGGTGGTCGACGTGGTCGACGACGAGCCGGACTTCGACCTCACGCGGTCCTTCGCCCGGCGGGTGGCCGAGGTGGTCAGCGACCGGGGACCCTTCACCACCGAGGTGCGCAAGGCGAAGCGCGAGGGGCAGCTGTTCCTCGACGTCCTGCGCAACGGCCCCGCCAGCCACGTGGCCGCCCCCTACTCGCTGCGGCCCCTCCCGGAGGCGCCGGTGGCCGCCCCCCTGGACTGGGACGAGGCCCTCTCCGCCTCGTTCCACCCCCGGCGCATCACCATCGCCAACGTGGGCCGACGGCTCGGCCAGAAGGACGACCCCTGGGCCGACCTCACCCCGCCCGCCACCACGGTGACCGACGCCCTCGATGCCCTGACCGACGGTTGA